The following are encoded in a window of Lagenorhynchus albirostris chromosome 3, mLagAlb1.1, whole genome shotgun sequence genomic DNA:
- the NPM1 gene encoding nucleophosmin isoform X1 yields the protein MEDSMDMDMSPLRPQNYLFGCELKADKDYHFKVDNDENEHQLSLRTVSLGAGAKDELHIVEAEAMNYEGSPIKVTLATLKMSVQPTVSLGGFEITPPVVLRLKCGSGPVHISGQHLVAVEEDAESEDEEEEDVKLLSISGKRSAPGSGSKVPQKKVKLAADEDEDDDDDDDDDDEDDDDDDFDDEEAEEKAPVKKSVRDTPAKNAQKSNQNGKDSKPSTPRSKGQESFKKQEKTPKTPKGPSSVEDIKAKMQASIEKGGSLPKVEAKFINYVKNCFRMTDQEAIQDLWQWRKSL from the exons ATGGAAGATTCGATGGACATGGACATGAGCCCCCTGAGGCCCCAGAACTATCTTTTCG GTTGTGAACTAAAGGCCGACAAAGATTATCACTTTAAGGTGGATAATGATGAAAATGAGCACCAGTTATCTTTAAGAACG GTCAGTTTAGGGGCTGGTGCAAAGGATGAATTGCACATTGTCGAAGCAGAGGCAATGAATTATGAAGGCAGTCCAATTAAAGTAACACTGGCAACTTTGAAAATGTCTGTGCAGCCAACG gtTTCCCTTGGGGGCTTTGAAATAACACCACCTGTGGTCTTACGGTTGAAGTGTGGTTCAGGGCCTGTGCATATTAGTGGACAGCACTTAGTAG ctgTGGAGGAAGATGCAGAGTCagaagatgaagaggaggaggatgtgAAGCTCCTAAGTATATCTGGAAAGCGTTCTGCCCCTGGAAGTGGTAGCAAGGTTCCACAG aaaaaagtaaaacttgctgctgatgaagatgaagatgatgatgatgacgacgacGATGATGATGAAGA tgatgatgatgatgactttgatgatgaggaagctgaagaaaAAGCTCCAGTAAAGAAA TCTGTACGAGATACTCCAGCCaaaaatgcacaaaaatcaaaccagaatggaaaagactcaAAACCATCAACACCAAGATCAAAA GGTCAAGAATCcttcaaaaaacaggaaaaaactcCTAAAACACCGAAAGGACCTAGCTCTGTAGAAGACATTAAAGCAAAAATGCAAGCAAGTATAGAAAAA GGTGGTTCCCTTCCCAAAGTGGAAGCCAAATTCATCAATTATGTGAAGAATTGTTTCCGGATGACTGACCAGGAG gctaTTCAAGATCTCTGGCAGTGGAGGAAGTCTCtttaa
- the NPM1 gene encoding nucleophosmin isoform X2 — MEDSMDMDMSPLRPQNYLFGCELKADKDYHFKVDNDENEHQLSLRTVSLGAGAKDELHIVEAEAMNYEGSPIKVTLATLKMSVQPTVSLGGFEITPPVVLRLKCGSGPVHISGQHLVAVEEDAESEDEEEEDVKLLSISGKRSAPGSGSKVPQKKVKLAADEDEDDDDDDDDDDEDDDDDDFDDEEAEEKAPVKKSVRDTPAKNAQKSNQNGKDSKPSTPRSKGQESFKKQEKTPKTPKGPSSVEDIKAKMQASIEKAH, encoded by the exons ATGGAAGATTCGATGGACATGGACATGAGCCCCCTGAGGCCCCAGAACTATCTTTTCG GTTGTGAACTAAAGGCCGACAAAGATTATCACTTTAAGGTGGATAATGATGAAAATGAGCACCAGTTATCTTTAAGAACG GTCAGTTTAGGGGCTGGTGCAAAGGATGAATTGCACATTGTCGAAGCAGAGGCAATGAATTATGAAGGCAGTCCAATTAAAGTAACACTGGCAACTTTGAAAATGTCTGTGCAGCCAACG gtTTCCCTTGGGGGCTTTGAAATAACACCACCTGTGGTCTTACGGTTGAAGTGTGGTTCAGGGCCTGTGCATATTAGTGGACAGCACTTAGTAG ctgTGGAGGAAGATGCAGAGTCagaagatgaagaggaggaggatgtgAAGCTCCTAAGTATATCTGGAAAGCGTTCTGCCCCTGGAAGTGGTAGCAAGGTTCCACAG aaaaaagtaaaacttgctgctgatgaagatgaagatgatgatgatgacgacgacGATGATGATGAAGA tgatgatgatgatgactttgatgatgaggaagctgaagaaaAAGCTCCAGTAAAGAAA TCTGTACGAGATACTCCAGCCaaaaatgcacaaaaatcaaaccagaatggaaaagactcaAAACCATCAACACCAAGATCAAAA GGTCAAGAATCcttcaaaaaacaggaaaaaactcCTAAAACACCGAAAGGACCTAGCTCTGTAGAAGACATTAAAGCAAAAATGCAAGCAAGTATAGAAAAA GCGCATTGA
- the NPM1 gene encoding nucleophosmin isoform X3, with product MNYEGSPIKVTLATLKMSVQPTVSLGGFEITPPVVLRLKCGSGPVHISGQHLVAVEEDAESEDEEEEDVKLLSISGKRSAPGSGSKVPQKKVKLAADEDEDDDDDDDDDDEDDDDDDFDDEEAEEKAPVKKSVRDTPAKNAQKSNQNGKDSKPSTPRSKGQESFKKQEKTPKTPKGPSSVEDIKAKMQASIEKGGSLPKVEAKFINYVKNCFRMTDQEAIQDLWQWRKSL from the exons ATGAATTATGAAGGCAGTCCAATTAAAGTAACACTGGCAACTTTGAAAATGTCTGTGCAGCCAACG gtTTCCCTTGGGGGCTTTGAAATAACACCACCTGTGGTCTTACGGTTGAAGTGTGGTTCAGGGCCTGTGCATATTAGTGGACAGCACTTAGTAG ctgTGGAGGAAGATGCAGAGTCagaagatgaagaggaggaggatgtgAAGCTCCTAAGTATATCTGGAAAGCGTTCTGCCCCTGGAAGTGGTAGCAAGGTTCCACAG aaaaaagtaaaacttgctgctgatgaagatgaagatgatgatgatgacgacgacGATGATGATGAAGA tgatgatgatgatgactttgatgatgaggaagctgaagaaaAAGCTCCAGTAAAGAAA TCTGTACGAGATACTCCAGCCaaaaatgcacaaaaatcaaaccagaatggaaaagactcaAAACCATCAACACCAAGATCAAAA GGTCAAGAATCcttcaaaaaacaggaaaaaactcCTAAAACACCGAAAGGACCTAGCTCTGTAGAAGACATTAAAGCAAAAATGCAAGCAAGTATAGAAAAA GGTGGTTCCCTTCCCAAAGTGGAAGCCAAATTCATCAATTATGTGAAGAATTGTTTCCGGATGACTGACCAGGAG gctaTTCAAGATCTCTGGCAGTGGAGGAAGTCTCtttaa